The proteins below come from a single Kryptolebias marmoratus isolate JLee-2015 linkage group LG12, ASM164957v2, whole genome shotgun sequence genomic window:
- the gcgra gene encoding glucagon receptor isoform X1 has protein sequence MSGLFLFLAVLIVSCSIQVSPAATLDKLKEDWKQYMEECEHNNSQYPPSTGLVCNRIFDNYACWPDGLPNTTVSVACPWYLPWHHKVQHGMVYQECNASGLWVSMKNTSECDPRDPSQVRKHYLEHIRIMYTVGYSLSLVALVLALGILIFFRKLHCMRNNIHMNLFASFILRALSILIKDALLEANHTSQHLSRDQVQAFPSASPPMELLDNNVTSISCRVAVVMMHYSIMANSYWLLVEGIYLHNLLVITVFTERNYFKIYFCIGWGTPLIFLMPWVFAKHISEDHMCWEQNINMNYWWIIRAPILVAVVINFLIFIHIIKILVSKLRAHQMRYTDYKFRLAKSTLTLIPLLGIHQVVFSFVTDESTKQTINLHLTKLFINLFFSSFQGLLVAILYCFINKEVQSEILKKWKRWKLGRNIEEEYRHTYSNTPNTKTGSLLNHISQLSHLSDITKSSAPVCSPEETHMLVAGCHNGLVHSKGGGNCTSQRNEGTSNCTLMEDISLTDKMQCYEARTDNVESHL, from the exons ATGTCAGGGCTGTTCCTCTTTCTGGCAGTGCTCATTGTCTCCTGCAGCATCCAG GTGTCTCCTGCTGCTACATTGGACAAGCTGAAGGAGGACTGGAAACAGTACATGGAAGAGTGCGAGCATAACAACAGTCAGTATCCACCCAGCACCG GTCTTGTATGCAACAGGATATTTGACAATTATGCCTGCTGGCCTGATGGACTCCCCAACACTACAGTCAGTGTGGCATGCCCGTGGTATCTACCATGGCACCATAAAG TCCAACACGGCATGGTGTACCAGGAGTGTAACGCCAGCGGGCTGTGGGTGTCAATGAAGAATACCAGCGAGTGTGATCCTCGTGATCCAAGTCAGGTAAGAAAG CACTACTTGGAACATATTCGGATCATGTACACAGTGGGTTATTCCTTATCCCTGGTGGCTTTGGTATTGGCTCTTGGCATTCTTATATTCTTCAG GAAACTGCACTGCATGAGGAACAACATCCACATGAATCTGTTTGCCTCCTTCATCCTGCGAGCCCTGTCAATCCTGATCAAAGATGCTCTGCTGGAGGCCAACCACACATCACAGCACCTCAGCAGGGACCAGGTTCAGGCATTTCCCAGTGCGTCACCCCCGATGGAGCTGCTGGACAACAATGTA ACATCAATTAGCTGTCGCGTCGCGGTGGTGATGATGCACTACAGCATCATGGCTAACAGCTACTGGCTGCTGGTGGAAGGCATCTACCTCCACAACCTGCTGGTCATCACAGTGTTCACAGAGAGGAACTACTTCAAAATCTACTTTTGCATCGGCTGGG gAACACCTTTAATATTCCTCATGCCTTGGGTCTTCGCTAAACATATTTCTGAAGATCACAT gtgTTGggagcaaaatataaacatgaatTACTGGTGGATAATCCGCGCACCCATTCTTGTTGCTGTTGTG ATCAACTTCCTCATCTTTATCCATATTATTAAAATTCTTGTCTCAAAACTTCGAGCGCATCAAATGAGATATACGGATTATAAATTTAG GTTGGCAAAATCAACTTTAACCCTGATCCCTCTTCTGGGCATCCATCAGGTGGTCTTTAGCTTTGTGACAGACGAGTCCACCAAGCAAACCATTAATTTACACCTCACAAAACTCTTCATTaacctcttcttctcctccttccag GGTCtcctggtggccatcttgtactGTTTTATCAACAAAGAA GTTCAGTCTGAGATCCTGAAGAAGTGGAAGCGCTGGAAACTGGGGAGGAACATTGAGGAGGAATACCGCCACACCTACAGCAATACTCCCAACACGAAGACGGGCAGCCTGCTGAACCACATCTCTCAGCTCTCTCACCTTTCGGACATCACTAAATCCTCCGCCCCGGTCTGCAGCCCCGAGGAGACACACATGCTTGTGGCCGGCTGCCACAACGGTTTGGTCCACAGCAAGGGCGGAGGCAACTGCACCTCCCAGCGGAACGAGGGAACCAGCAACTGCACCCTGATGGAGGACATCAGCCTCACGGATAAGATGCAGTGCTACGAGGCACGCACAGACAACGTGGAGAGCCACCTTTGA
- the gcgra gene encoding glucagon receptor isoform X3 produces the protein MSGLFLFLAVLIVSCSIQVSPAATLDKLKEDWKQYMEECEHNNSQYPPSTGLVCNRIFDNYACWPDGLPNTTVSVACPWYLPWHHKVQHGMVYQECNASGLWVSMKNTSECDPRDPSQVRKHYLEHIRIMYTVGYSLSLVALVLALGILIFFRKLHCMRNNIHMNLFASFILRALSILIKDALLEANHTSQHLSRDQVQAFPSASPPMELLDNNVTSISCRVAVVMMHYSIMANSYWLLVEGIYLHNLLVITVFTERNYFKIYFCIGWGTPLIFLMPWVFAKHISEDHMCWEQNINMNYWWIIRAPILVAVVINFLIFIHIIKILVSKLRAHQMRYTDYKFRLAKSTLTLIPLLGIHQGLLVAILYCFINKEVQSEILKKWKRWKLGRNIEEEYRHTYSNTPNTKTGSLLNHISQLSHLSDITKSSAPVCSPEETHMLVAGCHNGLVHSKGGGNCTSQRNEGTSNCTLMEDISLTDKMQCYEARTDNVESHL, from the exons ATGTCAGGGCTGTTCCTCTTTCTGGCAGTGCTCATTGTCTCCTGCAGCATCCAG GTGTCTCCTGCTGCTACATTGGACAAGCTGAAGGAGGACTGGAAACAGTACATGGAAGAGTGCGAGCATAACAACAGTCAGTATCCACCCAGCACCG GTCTTGTATGCAACAGGATATTTGACAATTATGCCTGCTGGCCTGATGGACTCCCCAACACTACAGTCAGTGTGGCATGCCCGTGGTATCTACCATGGCACCATAAAG TCCAACACGGCATGGTGTACCAGGAGTGTAACGCCAGCGGGCTGTGGGTGTCAATGAAGAATACCAGCGAGTGTGATCCTCGTGATCCAAGTCAGGTAAGAAAG CACTACTTGGAACATATTCGGATCATGTACACAGTGGGTTATTCCTTATCCCTGGTGGCTTTGGTATTGGCTCTTGGCATTCTTATATTCTTCAG GAAACTGCACTGCATGAGGAACAACATCCACATGAATCTGTTTGCCTCCTTCATCCTGCGAGCCCTGTCAATCCTGATCAAAGATGCTCTGCTGGAGGCCAACCACACATCACAGCACCTCAGCAGGGACCAGGTTCAGGCATTTCCCAGTGCGTCACCCCCGATGGAGCTGCTGGACAACAATGTA ACATCAATTAGCTGTCGCGTCGCGGTGGTGATGATGCACTACAGCATCATGGCTAACAGCTACTGGCTGCTGGTGGAAGGCATCTACCTCCACAACCTGCTGGTCATCACAGTGTTCACAGAGAGGAACTACTTCAAAATCTACTTTTGCATCGGCTGGG gAACACCTTTAATATTCCTCATGCCTTGGGTCTTCGCTAAACATATTTCTGAAGATCACAT gtgTTGggagcaaaatataaacatgaatTACTGGTGGATAATCCGCGCACCCATTCTTGTTGCTGTTGTG ATCAACTTCCTCATCTTTATCCATATTATTAAAATTCTTGTCTCAAAACTTCGAGCGCATCAAATGAGATATACGGATTATAAATTTAG GTTGGCAAAATCAACTTTAACCCTGATCCCTCTTCTGGGCATCCATCAG GGTCtcctggtggccatcttgtactGTTTTATCAACAAAGAA GTTCAGTCTGAGATCCTGAAGAAGTGGAAGCGCTGGAAACTGGGGAGGAACATTGAGGAGGAATACCGCCACACCTACAGCAATACTCCCAACACGAAGACGGGCAGCCTGCTGAACCACATCTCTCAGCTCTCTCACCTTTCGGACATCACTAAATCCTCCGCCCCGGTCTGCAGCCCCGAGGAGACACACATGCTTGTGGCCGGCTGCCACAACGGTTTGGTCCACAGCAAGGGCGGAGGCAACTGCACCTCCCAGCGGAACGAGGGAACCAGCAACTGCACCCTGATGGAGGACATCAGCCTCACGGATAAGATGCAGTGCTACGAGGCACGCACAGACAACGTGGAGAGCCACCTTTGA
- the gcgra gene encoding glucagon receptor isoform X2 produces the protein MSGLFLFLAVLIVSCSIQVSPAATLDKLKEDWKQYMEECEHNNSQYPPSTGLVCNRIFDNYACWPDGLPNTTVSVACPWYLPWHHKVQHGMVYQECNASGLWVSMKNTSECDPRDPSQHYLEHIRIMYTVGYSLSLVALVLALGILIFFRKLHCMRNNIHMNLFASFILRALSILIKDALLEANHTSQHLSRDQVQAFPSASPPMELLDNNVTSISCRVAVVMMHYSIMANSYWLLVEGIYLHNLLVITVFTERNYFKIYFCIGWGTPLIFLMPWVFAKHISEDHMCWEQNINMNYWWIIRAPILVAVVINFLIFIHIIKILVSKLRAHQMRYTDYKFRLAKSTLTLIPLLGIHQVVFSFVTDESTKQTINLHLTKLFINLFFSSFQGLLVAILYCFINKEVQSEILKKWKRWKLGRNIEEEYRHTYSNTPNTKTGSLLNHISQLSHLSDITKSSAPVCSPEETHMLVAGCHNGLVHSKGGGNCTSQRNEGTSNCTLMEDISLTDKMQCYEARTDNVESHL, from the exons ATGTCAGGGCTGTTCCTCTTTCTGGCAGTGCTCATTGTCTCCTGCAGCATCCAG GTGTCTCCTGCTGCTACATTGGACAAGCTGAAGGAGGACTGGAAACAGTACATGGAAGAGTGCGAGCATAACAACAGTCAGTATCCACCCAGCACCG GTCTTGTATGCAACAGGATATTTGACAATTATGCCTGCTGGCCTGATGGACTCCCCAACACTACAGTCAGTGTGGCATGCCCGTGGTATCTACCATGGCACCATAAAG TCCAACACGGCATGGTGTACCAGGAGTGTAACGCCAGCGGGCTGTGGGTGTCAATGAAGAATACCAGCGAGTGTGATCCTCGTGATCCAAGTCAG CACTACTTGGAACATATTCGGATCATGTACACAGTGGGTTATTCCTTATCCCTGGTGGCTTTGGTATTGGCTCTTGGCATTCTTATATTCTTCAG GAAACTGCACTGCATGAGGAACAACATCCACATGAATCTGTTTGCCTCCTTCATCCTGCGAGCCCTGTCAATCCTGATCAAAGATGCTCTGCTGGAGGCCAACCACACATCACAGCACCTCAGCAGGGACCAGGTTCAGGCATTTCCCAGTGCGTCACCCCCGATGGAGCTGCTGGACAACAATGTA ACATCAATTAGCTGTCGCGTCGCGGTGGTGATGATGCACTACAGCATCATGGCTAACAGCTACTGGCTGCTGGTGGAAGGCATCTACCTCCACAACCTGCTGGTCATCACAGTGTTCACAGAGAGGAACTACTTCAAAATCTACTTTTGCATCGGCTGGG gAACACCTTTAATATTCCTCATGCCTTGGGTCTTCGCTAAACATATTTCTGAAGATCACAT gtgTTGggagcaaaatataaacatgaatTACTGGTGGATAATCCGCGCACCCATTCTTGTTGCTGTTGTG ATCAACTTCCTCATCTTTATCCATATTATTAAAATTCTTGTCTCAAAACTTCGAGCGCATCAAATGAGATATACGGATTATAAATTTAG GTTGGCAAAATCAACTTTAACCCTGATCCCTCTTCTGGGCATCCATCAGGTGGTCTTTAGCTTTGTGACAGACGAGTCCACCAAGCAAACCATTAATTTACACCTCACAAAACTCTTCATTaacctcttcttctcctccttccag GGTCtcctggtggccatcttgtactGTTTTATCAACAAAGAA GTTCAGTCTGAGATCCTGAAGAAGTGGAAGCGCTGGAAACTGGGGAGGAACATTGAGGAGGAATACCGCCACACCTACAGCAATACTCCCAACACGAAGACGGGCAGCCTGCTGAACCACATCTCTCAGCTCTCTCACCTTTCGGACATCACTAAATCCTCCGCCCCGGTCTGCAGCCCCGAGGAGACACACATGCTTGTGGCCGGCTGCCACAACGGTTTGGTCCACAGCAAGGGCGGAGGCAACTGCACCTCCCAGCGGAACGAGGGAACCAGCAACTGCACCCTGATGGAGGACATCAGCCTCACGGATAAGATGCAGTGCTACGAGGCACGCACAGACAACGTGGAGAGCCACCTTTGA